In Haliscomenobacter hydrossis DSM 1100, the DNA window ACCCATGCACCCCTCCAACTCAGGGTCACTTCCATCCCGGTCAACCCGGAAAGAGATACCCTGCGCGCCATCAAAAACATCAACCGGGAAGAGGTAAAAATGAGTGATTTCATCTTTCCACTACTGATTGTATTGGTTTTGCTTACGCTCGTGGGATTGAGTATTTATTACATCGTGCGCAAAAAACGCAGACAACAGCCAGCGATCGCATTACCACCGCCTCCACCCCCTCCGGCCCATGAAACGGCGTTGGCCAAATTGGCGGAGTTGGAGCGCTCTGACCTACTCGACCGTGGTGAAATAAATACCTTCCAAACCGAACTCACTTATATTTTGCGCGAGTACCTGGAAGGGCGTTATGGCGTTCCTGCATTGGAGTCCACCACCGATGACATTTTGGAATCCCTGCGCAGCATTCAGGTACCTGAAGACTGGCGTTTGCAATTGCGGCAAATGTTACAAACCGCCGATTTGGTAAAATTTGCCAAGGCGGAGCCACCGCTGAGCTTTCACCTGGAAGCGCTGCAAAGTGTAAAAACGTTTGTAGAACAGACGCAAGAACGTATTGATAACCTGTCTTAAAGTTGGTCAGGTTCGCAAAATATAGAACGCCTTTTCGAAAGGTTCACCCTTTCGAAAAGTTCCTTAGCGCAAAATTGTGCAGACTTAAACCCTCCGAAAGTCTAAAACTTTCGGAGGGGGAACTTGGTCTTTTGCGTACATCTAAGGGCAAAAGCTATTTTTGAGTTATTTTAAAATCATCATTCGAAATATGAAATTTCTACATCCTTATTTCTTATTGCTGCTTTTGTTGCTGCCCATCCTGGCCCGATGGTATTGGCAACAACAAAAGCAAAGGCACGCCGCAGTGACCCTGCCGAGCCTGCAAGGGATCGCCGGAGTAGAAACAATAAAAGCAAAGCTGCGCCGCTGGTTGCCAATCTTTCGTGCCTTGGGATTTGCGGCCCTGGTGATTGCCCTGGCACGCCCCCAACTGGTGCTCAAAGAGGAAAAAATCAAGGCCAACGGCATCGACATCATGCTGTCGATGGACTTGTCGAGTAGTATGCTGGCCCAGGATTTTGAACCCAATCGCCTGGAGGTCAGCAAAAAAATGGCCATTGAGTTCGTTAAGGGGCGACCACACGACCGCATTGGCCTGGTGGTTTTTGCCGGAGAAGCTTTTACCCAATGCCCGCTGACAACCGACCACAAGATTCTGGAAACCTTCCTGGAACAACTCGAATGTGGCAACCTGGAAGATGGTACTGCCATCGGGATGGGGCTGGCCGGAGCGGTCAACCGCTTGAAAAAAAGCCCCGCCAAAAGTAAAGTCATCATTTTGCTCACCGACGGGGTCAACAACGTGGGCTATTTCAAACCCCTCACGGCGGGTGAATTGGCCAAAGAATTGGGCATCAAAGTGTATTCCATTGGCGTTGGAACCATTGGCGAAGCCCTCACTCCGGTGAGCCGCCTCAGCGATGGCAGTTTCTTTTTGGACTATGCCCAGGTGGAAATTGATGAGGAACTCTTGCGCGAAATCGCCCGCATGACTGGTGGACAATATTTTCGGGCCAAAAACAACCAGGATTTGCGGCAAATTTACAATACCATCGACCGCTTGGAAAAAACCGAAATCCAGGTAACCCGCATCAAAAAATACAGCGAGGAGTTTCATCGTTGGGTATTTTTAGGATTGATCTTTTTACTTGCCGAGTTTGTTTTGCGACAAACCTGGCTGAGGAGTTTGCCATAAGATAGTTGAGCAGTTGATGAGTTGAGAAACGGTCACTGAGCGGAGCCGAAGTGCCGTTTCTCAACTCATCAACTACTCAACTACTCAACTTTCACATTATGTTTCGTTTTGAGCACCCGGTTTATTTGTACGCATTGGCCTTGCTGCCCATCCTGATTTTGCTGATGGTGGGGGCCTCCTATGCACGCAAAAAAGCCTTGGCGCGCATGGGTAACCCTGAGCTGATTCAACGACTGATGCCCGACCGATCGCCGGAAAGACTACGCAGCAAAAACATCCTGTTCCTCATTGGCTTGTTTTTCATCGCCATCGCCCTGGCCAATCCACAATGGGGAACCAAAACCCAGGCCGTTCGGCGGCAAAGCATTGACATCATTTTTGCCCTGGATATTTCGCAGAGTATGTTGTGCCAGGACATTGCCCCCAGTCGACTGATTCAGGGGCAGCGCTTGTGCCAGCAGTTGATTGAAAAATTGAGCGGAAACCGTTTGGGCGTGATTCTTTTTGCAGGCGAAGCGTATATGCAAGTGCCACTCACCACCGATTACGAAGCCGTGAGCCTCTTGCTGCAAAGTGCCAATCCCGACATGATCAGTAGCCAAGGCACCTCGATTGGTGAGGCCTTGGCCATTGCACAAACAAATACCAGCAAAAGCAACGGTAACCGGGTGGTATTGGTCATTACCGATGGCGAAGACCACGAAGCCCGGGCAGAAGCCCAAGCACGCCAGGCTGCCCGCGCAGGGATGAAAATTTTCACCATCGGCATTGGTAGTGAAGAGGGTGGTTTTGTGCCCTTCATGGATGAGAATGGCATGGCCGATTACAAACGCGACATCAGTGGTAAACCCGTATTGTCCAAGTTAAACGCAGGGGTATTGCGCAAACTGGCAACCTTGGGTGGTGGCAGTTTTTTTCGCTTGAGTGCAGAGCCTGATGTCTTGGTAGATGCCTTGCTTGACAAATTGGACAAGGTAGAAAAACGAGAGTACGAACAACGGGTTGTATCAGAATACCGCAGCCATTTTCAGCTTTTTTTGCTCATTGGTCTTGTTTTTTTGCTGGGCGAGTTTTTGATGCATTATCGCCAACGCGAAAAAACTACATCCAAGAGTATCTTGTTTAAAAAAGAGTAAAGATTGGTTTATGAAAACGATGCGCAATGTTTTTTCTATCTTGATGTTGGGCTTAGGGATACTCGAAGCCCAAAGTCTGGCTGCCCAAACGGCTCACTCCTTGCTGCGTCGAGGAGATAAGGAATACCTGGAAAAACAATACGCCGACTCGGAAAGTAATTACCGTAAAGCGCTGGAGCGCAAAAATAGCCCCAAAGGACAGTACAACCTGGGCAACGCCATCTACCAACAAAAGCGCTACCAGGAAGCCATTACCCGTTATGAAAATGCCGCCAAAAAAGCCACGACGCCCAGTGACAAAGCGGCAGCTTACCACAACCTGGGCAATACCCATTTTCAGTTGAACGATTTGGAAAAAAGTGTTGCTTCCTACAAACAAGCCTTGCGATTGAACCCCGCCGATAAAGAAACCAAGTTCAACCTCGCACTGGCGCAACAACGCAAAAAACAAGAAGAACAAAAAAAGCAACGTTCTTCCAGTGAGGAGCAAAAACAAAACCAGAATCAACCCCCACCGCAGTCTAACCAGGGACAAAAACCCAACCAGGATCCCCAGCAAGGAAAAAATCCCCAGCAAAATCAAGGTCAACCCCAAGACCAACAACAGAAACAAGCACCGCCCCCCAACCTCAGCCAAAAAGAAGCCGAAAACCTGCTGAAAATTATGGATGAGGAGGAACGAAAGGTACAGGGGAAAATGAAAAAAGCTCAAGGAAAACCAAAATCAGGGAAAGACTGGTAAATTAGAGGGTTCGGGGGTTCGTGAGTTCGTGGGTTGCATACAATTAAGGGCTTAACCCTCGAACTCCCGAATCCTCGACCCCACGAACCCTAAAAATCTTCTACTCATGCAAAAGCTGATCTTGTTCTCCCTCGCACTGCTGTTCAGCACTGCAATGATGGCCCAGAAGAATGCTACCTTTACCGTGAAGGTAAGCAGCGACTCGATCCTTTTGGGCAATGATGTCAAGGTGAGTTTCACTTTGGAAAATGGCGAAGGGCGCAATTTTGAAGCCCCCAAATTCGAGCCACATTTCATGGTAGTCAGCGGGCCCAATACTTTCTCCAGTGTCTCGATGTCCAATGGGGAAATCAACCAAACCGTTGAATACAGTTTTTACATTCAACCCAAAGAAACCGGGTCTTTTTTCATTCCCATAGCGTCCATCGATGTCAATGGAAAAACCCTGGAAACCAAACCTTTGGAAGTGCAGGTATGGCCAAATCCAGAGGGCATTAAAATAGACCCTCGGGCCGTGGAAGGACAAGATGATTTTTTTGGTTTAGACCGCAATTTTCCCTCGTTCCGCGATTTTCCTTCTTTGCGTGATTTTCCTTCTTTGCGTGATTTCCAGTTTCCCGGAGCAGAACCAGCACCAAAACCCGGTGAAGAACCCAAGAAAAAACGCAAAACGTACAAGCTATAACTGTGATGAGCCCGTTAAGACCTTTTTTTATCATTTTTGGATTGCTCTTTTGTGCCAACCTGTCCTGGGCTCAGCGCGACAAACCTGATTTTCGCGCCTTCGCAGATGCCAAACAAGTGCTCGAAGGGAGTTTCTTCGAGGTAACTTTTGCCTTGAGCAACGCCGAAGGCACCAATTTTAAAGCCCCTACTTTTGGCACGGCCTTTACCCTGGTATCCGGCCCTTCGCGCAGCGCCAGCACGACCATTGTCAACGGACGGATGTCGAGCGAAATGGCTTTTTCTTATGCGCTGCAAGCTAAAAAAATTGGAACGTATAGTTTTGGACCCGCCACTGTCGAGGTAAATGGCAAAATCCTGCGCAGCAACAGCGTGACCGTAGAGGTGGTAAAAAATGAAAATGTAGGCCGTACAGGCAAAACCCAAAAAGGAGAAGACCTATTTGTCAAAGCCATCCTCAATGCCCGCGAAGCTTATCTGGGGCAACAAGTTCGACTCGATTATAAAGTCTACACCCGGGTTGATTTGGAAAATTTCAACTTCGTGGAAGAGTCCGATTACGTGGGTTTTTATGTGGAAGAAATTCAGCACCCCGACTCCCGGATGGAGGAGGAAATTGTAGCCGGAGTGCGCTACAATACCCGCATTTTGCGCAGTATTGCCCTGTATCCCCAAAAAGTAGGCCAGCTCAACATCGATGCGGCTACTTTGCAAGTGGCAGTTGTTGACGGAGGCAACCCCGATCCTTTGACTGGATTGACTTTTGGTGCCGAAATTCGCCGGGTTCCGCTGCGCACTGAAGCCGTTGCTCTTTTGGTAAAGCCGCTGCCCCCCAACCCTCCGGCCAGTTTCAGTGGCGGTGTAGGGATTTTCAACATGAACAGCGCCATCAACCGCACCGAAGTCACCACCGATGACGCCCTGACCTTGCGCCTCACCCTCACTGGGGATGGAGACATGAAGCGTGTACGGGCACCAAACCTGAACCTGGGCGAAAACTTTGAAGTATACGATCCGCGTACGCTGGATGAAGAGGCCAGTGAAACCGGGGGCTTGCGGGTGTCGCGTAAAACAGTGGAATACCTGATTATGCCCAAAAAAGCTGGACAGTATACCATCCAGCCGGAGTTTTCCTTTTTCAACTCCGAATCAAAACAATACGAGACGCTTAAGGACTACTCTTACCAACTGCGCATACGCAAAGGCAGCGGTAAGGGTATCAGTTCCCGCCGAGATGGTTTGGAAGGACTGGGAGACCTGCGTCCACTCAAGTCTATTACCCACTTGAGCAAGGGCAATGCACCTTTGTTCAACAATCCACTGTTTTGGTTCATCGCCTTGGCACCCTTTTTGGCCTGGAGCGGTACTTGGGCTTATCAATATTTGCGCGCCTTTGGAAAGGAACGCCGCGATCAGATGCGGCTGCAAAAAAGTGCCCGCAAAGTTGCCCTCAATCACCTTAATCATGCCGAACAACACCTGCAAGCGAAACAGAGTCGCGATTTTTACGATGCGGTTTCAAAAGCCATTTTGGGGTATTTGGGCGATAAGCTGAACATTCCTAAGGCCGATTGGTCCAAAGAAAAAATCAGTGCGGGAATGGCCCAATTGAATGTGCAGCCTGAATTGGTGGAACGCCTGCAAAAACTACTGCAAAACTGTGAAATGGCGCTTTTTGCAGGCCAAGCCAATGCCACGGCCATGCAAGAAACGTACACCAATGCGCTGGAAATTTTAACGGCAGTAGAAGACAATAATTAGTATATTGCAGCGAATATTCGCTAATTTTTTAACAATAACCATCATGACGCTCGACGCAATTACCGAACAATTCAAAACACTGGCCAGCAAGGCTCCTTCCATTGGCAAAACCCTCAAATTCGCTTTTGATGAAGGCACTGTTTTTGTAGACCTCAGTGGCGATACCCCAAACATAAGCAACGAAGACAAAGACGCAGATTGCACCATTATCACCAGCGTGGAAACCCTGATGAAGCTACGCAGTGGTGACCTGAATCCCATGATGGCGGTAATGAGTGGCAAGGTAAAGATCAAAGGAGACATGGGCGTGGCGATGAAGTTGCAGTCCTTGTTTAGTTGATAAAATACGGATGAGGGGCATTGAACTCAAGTGCCCCTCATTCGTATATACAACTTTCTTCTTCTTTTCATCAACATTCTTCCATCAATCGCTTATTTTCATGCTTATAAACTATAAACATGAAAAAACTGATTGCAAGCCTATTCCTGAGCTATGCCTTCCTGGCATTTGCCCAAACGCCTACCGAAACCTATCCAGGCGATCCTGCCTCTACCGAACAAGCCGGAGTACCCAAGGGTGAAATCCTGAAATTTACTTTCGAGGACTCCAAAATTTTCCCCGGCACCTCGCGCGAAGTTTCCATCTACATCCCCGCACAATACCGTGCCGACAAACCTGCTTGTGTGTACGTTAACCAAGACGGCATCCAGTGGAAAGCCCCCACGGTATTCGACAATTTGATCCATGCCAAAGAAATGCCCATCACGATTGGGGTGTTCATCACGCCGGGACAAGTTAAAGCCGCCAATCCCGATGCTGCGCTCAATCGCTTCAACCGCAGTTTTGAATACGATGGTTTGGGGGATGCCTACGCCCGCCTGGTTTTGGAAGAAATTTTGCCCGAAGTAGAAAAAAGAAAAACCAGCGATGGCCGGGCCATCAAACTATCGCAAAGTGGCAACGACCGCGCCATTGGTGGCTCCAGCAGCGGTGCAGTGTGTGCCTTTACTGCGGCCTGGGAGCGCCCCGATGCCTTTTCGCGGGTGTTCAGCGCCATTGGCACTTATGTCAACCTGCGCGGTGCCGATCGTTACCCTTCCCTGATTCGGAAATACGAGCCCAAACCCATCCGGATTTTCCTGCAAGATGGCAGCAACGACCTCAACATCTACGCCGGAGATTGGTGGAAAGCCAACGAAACCATGGAGCGGGCTTTGTCTTTTGCGGGTTATGAAGTCAATCACGTGTGGGGTGAAGGGGGCCACAATGGTCAACATGGCACCGCCATTTTCCCGCAAGCCATGCGCTGGTTGTGGAAAGATTATCCCAAACCGGTGGCGAAAGGGATTTCCAAAAACCAGTTTTTGAACGATATTTTGGTAGAAAATACCGAGTGGGAACTGGTAGGTGAAGGGTACACCTTCACCGAAGGAACGGCCACCAATGCCCAAGGTGAGGTGTTTTTCCAGGATATTCCTACCTCTAAAACCTACAAAATTGACCTAAGTGGGAAATTGACAACCCTGCCCCTCGACGCCAAACGAGCCAGTGGAACAGCCTTTGGACCCGATGGCAAACGGTATACGGTAGCCGGGGGCAGCAAACAAATCCTGAGTTACGATGCGAATGGCAAGGAGTCTGTAGTGGCCGACAGTATTACGGGCAATGACATTACGGTGGCCAAAAATGGCAACATCTACATTACCTCGCCCGATGGCCGGGAAAAACCGAGTAAGTTGCATTTGATCCGCCCCAATGGGGAAAAAGTAGTGGTAGATGAAGGCTTGAAATTTGCCAATGGCTTGTGTTTATCGCCTGACCAAACCCAATTGTACGTCACCGAATCGGCTTCACACTGGGTCTGGGTTTACCAAATCCAGGCCGACGGCAAACTGGCCCACAAACAACGCTTCGGCTGGCTCCACGTGCGCGACATCGACGAAAATGCCTGGTC includes these proteins:
- a CDS encoding tetratricopeptide repeat protein, which encodes MKTMRNVFSILMLGLGILEAQSLAAQTAHSLLRRGDKEYLEKQYADSESNYRKALERKNSPKGQYNLGNAIYQQKRYQEAITRYENAAKKATTPSDKAAAYHNLGNTHFQLNDLEKSVASYKQALRLNPADKETKFNLALAQQRKKQEEQKKQRSSSEEQKQNQNQPPPQSNQGQKPNQDPQQGKNPQQNQGQPQDQQQKQAPPPNLSQKEAENLLKIMDEEERKVQGKMKKAQGKPKSGKDW
- a CDS encoding SCP2 sterol-binding domain-containing protein — encoded protein: MTLDAITEQFKTLASKAPSIGKTLKFAFDEGTVFVDLSGDTPNISNEDKDADCTIITSVETLMKLRSGDLNPMMAVMSGKVKIKGDMGVAMKLQSLFS
- a CDS encoding SMP-30/gluconolactonase/LRE family protein, which gives rise to MKKLIASLFLSYAFLAFAQTPTETYPGDPASTEQAGVPKGEILKFTFEDSKIFPGTSREVSIYIPAQYRADKPACVYVNQDGIQWKAPTVFDNLIHAKEMPITIGVFITPGQVKAANPDAALNRFNRSFEYDGLGDAYARLVLEEILPEVEKRKTSDGRAIKLSQSGNDRAIGGSSSGAVCAFTAAWERPDAFSRVFSAIGTYVNLRGADRYPSLIRKYEPKPIRIFLQDGSNDLNIYAGDWWKANETMERALSFAGYEVNHVWGEGGHNGQHGTAIFPQAMRWLWKDYPKPVAKGISKNQFLNDILVENTEWELVGEGYTFTEGTATNAQGEVFFQDIPTSKTYKIDLSGKLTTLPLDAKRASGTAFGPDGKRYTVAGGSKQILSYDANGKESVVADSITGNDITVAKNGNIYITSPDGREKPSKLHLIRPNGEKVVVDEGLKFANGLCLSPDQTQLYVTESASHWVWVYQIQADGKLAHKQRFGWLHVRDIDENAWSDGLKCDRNGRIYVTSLTGIQVLDQLGRVNAILPTPKTKGQVSNLCFGGKDFDTMYITCHDKVFKRKFKVPGVNAFEVPLKPKAPRL
- a CDS encoding VWA domain-containing protein, producing the protein MFRFEHPVYLYALALLPILILLMVGASYARKKALARMGNPELIQRLMPDRSPERLRSKNILFLIGLFFIAIALANPQWGTKTQAVRRQSIDIIFALDISQSMLCQDIAPSRLIQGQRLCQQLIEKLSGNRLGVILFAGEAYMQVPLTTDYEAVSLLLQSANPDMISSQGTSIGEALAIAQTNTSKSNGNRVVLVITDGEDHEARAEAQARQAARAGMKIFTIGIGSEEGGFVPFMDENGMADYKRDISGKPVLSKLNAGVLRKLATLGGGSFFRLSAEPDVLVDALLDKLDKVEKREYEQRVVSEYRSHFQLFLLIGLVFLLGEFLMHYRQREKTTSKSILFKKE
- a CDS encoding BatD family protein, coding for MQKLILFSLALLFSTAMMAQKNATFTVKVSSDSILLGNDVKVSFTLENGEGRNFEAPKFEPHFMVVSGPNTFSSVSMSNGEINQTVEYSFYIQPKETGSFFIPIASIDVNGKTLETKPLEVQVWPNPEGIKIDPRAVEGQDDFFGLDRNFPSFRDFPSLRDFPSLRDFQFPGAEPAPKPGEEPKKKRKTYKL
- a CDS encoding vWA domain-containing protein gives rise to the protein MKFLHPYFLLLLLLLPILARWYWQQQKQRHAAVTLPSLQGIAGVETIKAKLRRWLPIFRALGFAALVIALARPQLVLKEEKIKANGIDIMLSMDLSSSMLAQDFEPNRLEVSKKMAIEFVKGRPHDRIGLVVFAGEAFTQCPLTTDHKILETFLEQLECGNLEDGTAIGMGLAGAVNRLKKSPAKSKVIILLTDGVNNVGYFKPLTAGELAKELGIKVYSIGVGTIGEALTPVSRLSDGSFFLDYAQVEIDEELLREIARMTGGQYFRAKNNQDLRQIYNTIDRLEKTEIQVTRIKKYSEEFHRWVFLGLIFLLAEFVLRQTWLRSLP
- a CDS encoding BatD family protein; protein product: MSPLRPFFIIFGLLFCANLSWAQRDKPDFRAFADAKQVLEGSFFEVTFALSNAEGTNFKAPTFGTAFTLVSGPSRSASTTIVNGRMSSEMAFSYALQAKKIGTYSFGPATVEVNGKILRSNSVTVEVVKNENVGRTGKTQKGEDLFVKAILNAREAYLGQQVRLDYKVYTRVDLENFNFVEESDYVGFYVEEIQHPDSRMEEEIVAGVRYNTRILRSIALYPQKVGQLNIDAATLQVAVVDGGNPDPLTGLTFGAEIRRVPLRTEAVALLVKPLPPNPPASFSGGVGIFNMNSAINRTEVTTDDALTLRLTLTGDGDMKRVRAPNLNLGENFEVYDPRTLDEEASETGGLRVSRKTVEYLIMPKKAGQYTIQPEFSFFNSESKQYETLKDYSYQLRIRKGSGKGISSRRDGLEGLGDLRPLKSITHLSKGNAPLFNNPLFWFIALAPFLAWSGTWAYQYLRAFGKERRDQMRLQKSARKVALNHLNHAEQHLQAKQSRDFYDAVSKAILGYLGDKLNIPKADWSKEKISAGMAQLNVQPELVERLQKLLQNCEMALFAGQANATAMQETYTNALEILTAVEDNN